CGATGTGGAACAGGCCATCGAGGATGTCTTCCAGCACCTCAGCGCGGTCGGAGTCCTCGTTGAAGAGCGAGGCCATCTTCGCCGCATAGGCCTCGAAGCCGGCGATATCCTCTTTCGCGAGATCGTAGAGCCGCGCGACGTTGCGGACCTGCTCGGCCGGAACGGAGAAAATCTGCTGGAAGGCGCGCACCTCGTCCTGGGTGACGATGCCGTCGGCCTTCGCCATCTTGGCCGACAGCGCGATCATGGCGATGGAGAAGGCAACCTTGCGGCGCAGCGCCGGGTCGCCTTCGAACACCGTGCGAAGTGCTTCGATCACACCCGAAAAGGCTGTGCCCGAAACTCGCGAGACGAAATCGCCAAGGCGCGACCAGATCGACATTGCGCTGCAATACGACGAAACCTCGCCTGAGGCGAGACCCCGCGGCCGGCATGACGGCGACCCAGTGTCGCAAACCCGCCATACGAAAAAGGGCCGGGACGAACCCCGGCCCTGTCGTTCAACCGTCCGGCGTTACTCGCTCGGAGCGGGCGTGGTGGGCGTCACAGGCTGCATCTCTTCAGCAGGCGCCTGCGGAGCCGGGGTCGGCGTTGCAGCCGGATCGGACGGAGCCGGGGTGGTCTGCGCCGGCGGATCGACGCTCTGCGTCGTCGTGGTGTCGGTATCACTGCAGGCGGCAACGCCGAACAGGGCGACAGCGGCGGCGGAAGCAAGGATCAGTTTCTTCATCGTCCATCTCCTTCAGAAAACGACTTTCTTTCGGTGAGACGCCCATTCGGGCAGTCGAGATGGGAACGGCGGTCGCGGAATGAGGTTTCGTAACGTTGTGTGACGAATGGTAACGCTTGTCGTCACATGCTGGAGGCGGCGCGCGC
The Mesorhizobium australicum genome window above contains:
- a CDS encoding J domain-containing protein, which translates into the protein MSIWSRLGDFVSRVSGTAFSGVIEALRTVFEGDPALRRKVAFSIAMIALSAKMAKADGIVTQDEVRAFQQIFSVPAEQVRNVARLYDLAKEDIAGFEAYAAKMASLFNEDSDRAEVLEDILDGLFHIAKADGFVHEREVGFLRRTAEIFAFSEREFDRILARHTLATGANPYQVLGVPTSASLDEVRRRYRTLVSQNHPDRLIARGMPEEFIAIATRRLAAINVAFEAIEQTLARV